In Hyphomicrobium denitrificans 1NES1, the genomic stretch CAAGGGGAAGCTCTGCCAGTATCACCTGTTAAGGGTAGCTTCTGATTCGGAGCTGCGCTAAACCTCAGGATGCCTGACAGGCGGGGGCCTGCAAGGGGGAATATCGAGACGTGAAGTCAAGCGCCATCCTCAGTTGGGTCGGCTGCATATTCGTTGGCGTAGCGCTTTCCGGCTGCGCCAGCACGGGTGCGTCTGTGCCGTCTCCCGACTATCTGGCGTCCGCGGAAAAGGACGACTTGCCGAAGACGATCGCTGACCCTAACGAGAAGTTCAATCGCTCGGTCTTCGAAAGCAATCAGGACTTCAATCACTCGGTCCTCTATCCCGCCGCGAAAGCCTATAATGAGAACGTGCCGGAAGAGGTTCGCGATCGCCTGGATGCGTTCACGACGAACCTCAACGAGCCGATGGTGTTCGTAAATGACGTCCTGCAACTTCGGCCTGCGGCCGCAGCTACGACCCTAGGGCGGTTCGCTCTCAATACGACGCTCGGGCTCGGCGGGCTTTTCGACGTTGCGACAGCCCAGGGCTTGAGCAAGCAGTCGGGCGATTTCGGCCAGACGATGTACATCTGGGGCTATCGCGACAGCAGCTATCTCGTGCTTCCGGTTATCGGGCCGACAAATGTGCGTGATGCCATCGGCACCGGCGTCGAGTTCGCGGCGCAGCTTCCGGCAGCGGCGCTGATTCCGACGAAGTTAGCAACGCTGGCGAGCCGCGTGGATCTCGCTGGCACGGTGGCAAGTCCTCTGACGAACCTTAGCAAAGCCGAGGACATGCAGACGCTCGAGGATAGCTCGGTCGATTTCTATTCGATGCTCAGAAGCGTTACGGACCAGAAGCGGCAAGCCGAGCTTCAGGAAGCACTGAATACGAGCGCGCTGACGAGCACGCCTCCGCCGCCCGATCCGAATGCGATTGAGCCGGTCATGACATTGGTTTCATCGCCGACTATGCTTGAGAGCCGTCAGATGACCGACGTGCCGAAGATGCAGTCGGCCAGGCCGCGCACCGTCGTGATCGTGGGACCGCCGAAGACGGAAGATCCGACTGCCGTACGTTGAAGAGCCGGTCGCTCATCGACGATTTCATCATCGTATCGACGTGATTTGAGGCTGTTGCCGGGTCGGAAACGTGCGGCGCGATGATCCGGTGCTTTTCGCGGATCAGCCTTCCGAAAGAGAGACGTCATGGCTGGCGCTACCAACTACAGCCATGACGTCTAAGCGAAGCGACCTAGTTACTCTCAACTGCCCGATAGAAGCCTGTCACCCTGTTTTCGCAGCGAGGCGATCAGGGCGTCCGGCCCCCCGGACTTCAATATCGATGTAAATTCCGCCCGGCGGCTTGCAAGCTCACTGATTGTCCCGTCGAGGTAGACATCCACCACCCTCCACTCGGGCCCGGATTTCCGCATCAGATAATTGATCGGGACCGGCTTGCCGTTGCTTTGGACGATCTGGGTCTTGACCATCTTATCGGTTGCCCGATCGGTGACCTCAGTAATCTTGAAGGCTTCGCCTGAAAAGCCGTCGAAACGCTTTGCGTACGTGGCAATCATCATGCGCGAGAAAGCGTCAGTCAACGCGGCTTTCTGCGCAGGTTGCAGCGCTTCCCAATCCGGCCCGACTGCCATGCGCGTCATCGAGGCAATGTCATATGTTTTCGAGAGAACCGGTGCGAGTGCATCGTAGCGGCCCTGAACGCCGAGGGCCTGCGCCTGCTTCATCGTTGCAAGAAGTTGAGCGTTCAGTCCGTCGATCACATCCGGCGCGTCGGCTGCCCACGACGATGCGGCGCCTGGAACGCAGACTCCAGCGAACAGCAAACTGCGTAAAATCACGCTGATGACAAGTGACTTTCTAGT encodes the following:
- a CDS encoding MlaA family lipoprotein, producing the protein MKSSAILSWVGCIFVGVALSGCASTGASVPSPDYLASAEKDDLPKTIADPNEKFNRSVFESNQDFNHSVLYPAAKAYNENVPEEVRDRLDAFTTNLNEPMVFVNDVLQLRPAAAATTLGRFALNTTLGLGGLFDVATAQGLSKQSGDFGQTMYIWGYRDSSYLVLPVIGPTNVRDAIGTGVEFAAQLPAAALIPTKLATLASRVDLAGTVASPLTNLSKAEDMQTLEDSSVDFYSMLRSVTDQKRQAELQEALNTSALTSTPPPPDPNAIEPVMTLVSSPTMLESRQMTDVPKMQSARPRTVVIVGPPKTEDPTAVR
- a CDS encoding ABC transporter substrate-binding protein, which encodes MAPTRKSLVISVILRSLLFAGVCVPGAASSWAADAPDVIDGLNAQLLATMKQAQALGVQGRYDALAPVLSKTYDIASMTRMAVGPDWEALQPAQKAALTDAFSRMMIATYAKRFDGFSGEAFKITEVTDRATDKMVKTQIVQSNGKPVPINYLMRKSGPEWRVVDVYLDGTISELASRRAEFTSILKSGGPDALIASLRKQGDRLLSGS